AGAAATATTCATCATTGGCCAAGGGTGCGGCATCGCTACGATGAATATAAACTTCGAGGCCTTGCATGGCTTCGGCAGCCTCGCGGGTTTCAACTTCATTCAGCCGCAATAGATAGAGGCTGCCTTTGTGTTGGTGCAGGCGGCCAATCGTATAGGGCTTGGAGAGATCGCCTACAAACAATTGTTTAAGTTTTTGAATATGTTCGGGGTGCGATGAGATCATTGAAATCTTCAACTCGCCGCGCACGCCAAACGCCGCTGAAATACGGCCAACTAACAAGAAATCATCTGGATTTGGAGCTGTCACGAATTAACCTCTAGGTGGACCCGTTTGTTTTGGCG
This sequence is a window from Herpetosiphon gulosus. Protein-coding genes within it:
- the rimM gene encoding ribosome maturation factor RimM (Essential for efficient processing of 16S rRNA), translating into MTAPNPDDFLLVGRISAAFGVRGELKISMISSHPEHIQKLKQLFVGDLSKPYTIGRLHQHKGSLYLLRLNEVETREAAEAMQGLEVYIHRSDAAPLANDEYFLHDLVGLQVQTEAGEDIGRAVEIIETGANDVLVVRKLGQADILVPMVRTVVRSIDIAGGTITVTSLADIVPE